Proteins encoded together in one Candidatus Sulfotelmatobacter sp. window:
- a CDS encoding NADH-quinone oxidoreductase subunit C, with translation MPDETKSPSTPPPEGEPKPTADQPATPGGVKAASSGSVQSGTKSTPEKPAAAAPAKPAVSASAAPAIPASSPTSAATASPNAAAPSAPSAAKPAAPAAKAAVPVPTPWDSPLVAKLKGQYGSGVEALTYLGQNYMIVDRSTIPEILLILRNQEEFDYCVDITAVHYPKRERQFDVLWILYSFARNERIRVKTMIADGESLPSSVPIWATANWLEREVFDMFGIRFDGHPDLKRILLPEGWRGYPLRKDYGILQQDNEWVQINLGIESGQ, from the coding sequence ATGCCGGACGAAACAAAATCCCCCTCGACCCCGCCGCCGGAGGGCGAACCGAAGCCAACGGCGGATCAGCCCGCAACTCCGGGCGGGGTGAAAGCTGCTTCATCGGGGTCGGTGCAATCGGGAACCAAATCCACACCCGAAAAGCCCGCGGCGGCTGCGCCTGCGAAACCTGCGGTTTCCGCTTCTGCGGCCCCCGCAATTCCCGCTTCGTCGCCCACCTCTGCAGCCACCGCCTCACCTAACGCTGCCGCACCTAGCGCCCCTTCCGCTGCGAAGCCCGCCGCTCCCGCGGCGAAAGCTGCGGTTCCGGTTCCCACGCCGTGGGATTCGCCGCTGGTCGCGAAGCTCAAGGGACAGTATGGCTCTGGTGTCGAGGCTCTGACTTATCTCGGGCAGAATTACATGATTGTCGATCGCTCGACGATTCCTGAGATTCTGCTCATCCTGCGCAACCAGGAAGAGTTCGATTATTGCGTGGATATTACTGCGGTGCATTATCCGAAGCGGGAGAGGCAGTTTGACGTTCTCTGGATTCTGTATTCGTTCGCGCGCAACGAGCGCATCCGCGTAAAGACGATGATTGCCGATGGCGAGTCGCTGCCGAGTTCCGTGCCCATTTGGGCGACGGCGAATTGGCTCGAGCGGGAAGTGTTCGACATGTTTGGCATCAGGTTCGACGGCCATCCGGATTTGAAACGCATTTTGCTGCCAGAGGGCTGGAGGGGATATCCGCTGCGCAAGGATTACGGGATTCTGCAGCAGGATAATGAATGGGTGCAGATCAACCTGGGGATTGAGAGCGGGCAATGA
- a CDS encoding PH domain-containing protein, producing MSSSLDNPMDSSPAETFTASRWTQGNFFFPTRLVVSPQRVIRTKSRWFGSNEESIPISKVASVHIKTGVFWSEIVIESTGGTDPITSHGHRKADAQRIRDLIETYQVRGRG from the coding sequence ATGTCCAGCTCACTCGATAACCCGATGGATTCGTCGCCCGCCGAAACTTTTACCGCATCGCGCTGGACTCAGGGCAACTTCTTCTTTCCTACGCGGCTGGTAGTCAGCCCGCAGCGGGTCATCCGCACTAAGTCGCGATGGTTCGGAAGCAACGAGGAAAGCATTCCGATCTCGAAAGTTGCCTCGGTGCATATTAAGACGGGCGTGTTCTGGTCGGAGATTGTCATCGAATCGACAGGGGGAACCGATCCCATCACCAGCCACGGGCATCGCAAGGCGGATGCGCAACGCATCCGCGATTTGATCGAGACCTACCAGGTGCGGGGGCGCGGATAG
- a CDS encoding NADH-quinone oxidoreductase subunit A has product MPQNYVPIFIFIALVGSLLPITLLVAKLVRPSNPSKTKLMPYECGIDPIDSARGRYTVRYYIIAILFVVFDVETIFLFPWAVKFKAFGLFGLLEMLIFLAILIVGYIWVWKKGALEWV; this is encoded by the coding sequence ATGCCGCAAAACTACGTTCCCATTTTTATCTTCATCGCCCTAGTAGGCTCCCTGTTGCCCATTACGTTACTGGTGGCCAAGCTGGTGCGGCCGTCGAATCCGAGCAAGACCAAGCTGATGCCGTACGAATGCGGCATCGATCCCATCGACAGCGCGCGCGGACGCTACACCGTCCGCTACTACATCATCGCCATACTTTTTGTAGTGTTCGATGTGGAAACAATTTTTCTGTTTCCCTGGGCGGTGAAGTTTAAGGCGTTTGGTCTGTTCGGCCTGCTCGAGATGCTGATCTTCCTGGCGATTCTGATCGTGGGCTACATCTGGGTATGGAAGAAAGGCGCGCTGGAGTGGGTGTAG
- a CDS encoding molybdopterin cofactor-binding domain-containing protein: MITQTIAVETIATEVTIENVSRRGFLQGVLGASAFVLCVGKFPLLAKAARSGATSLLPGAADTIGASPFHPSVFVGIHTDGAVYIVAHRSEMGNGVRTSLPRILADELDADWNRVTVVQGDGNAAYGSQDTDGSHSVREFFDVLREAGATARLMLVRAAAQKWGIPESQCVADPVHSVTDLSAKRKLGYGELAALAATLPVPKKEELKFKSPQDWRYIGKPAPGYDVADVCAGKPLFGMDVRVDGMLYAAIAHPPVLGGKVKSVDDSAAMKVIGVKKTIAIDPFKAPHAFQPLGGVAVIADNTFAAFKGRKNLKIEWDNGANAGYNSADDKKELQATARQPGKVVHTVGDPDAVFAKGGKFIEAEYFAPHLAHASMEPPVAVADVQGEKVTVWAPTQDPQGLQEQVAKSLGLKKENVTCHVTFLGGGFGRKSKPDFAAEAAVLSQKTGKPVKVIWSREDDIKFDYYHSVAAMYLKAAVDESGKPKAWLQRSAFPPIGSTFDTSDVYGSAGEMSLGWDLTPFDVPNFRSENGAATAHIRIGWLRSVANIYHAFAVQSFANELAVAANRDSYDYLMMLLGSARNVDPGPKGSPAVNEKYPYDIGRLRHVAEVAAEKANWGKKKFGKGSGMGIAVHRSFFSYVATVVEVEADDQGTIRIPHVTTVVDAGMVVNPDMVRSQFVGAAVFGTSVARTGEITVTNGAVDQSNFFDYQVARMNDAPRQVDVHIVDSSAPPAGVGEPGVPPFVPALCNAVFAATGKRVRELPLTRNGFA, translated from the coding sequence ATGATTACGCAGACGATCGCGGTGGAAACAATCGCCACCGAAGTTACGATTGAGAACGTCAGCCGCCGGGGATTTTTGCAGGGTGTGCTGGGGGCGAGCGCGTTTGTACTGTGCGTGGGAAAATTCCCGCTTCTCGCAAAGGCGGCAAGAAGTGGGGCAACATCTTTGTTGCCAGGCGCCGCGGACACCATCGGAGCATCCCCGTTCCATCCCAGCGTTTTCGTTGGGATTCATACCGACGGCGCGGTGTACATCGTCGCGCACCGGTCGGAGATGGGGAATGGCGTGCGCACCAGCCTGCCGAGAATTCTGGCCGATGAACTCGATGCGGACTGGAACCGAGTGACCGTCGTACAGGGCGATGGCAATGCCGCTTACGGATCGCAGGATACGGATGGGTCGCATTCGGTGCGAGAATTTTTCGATGTGCTGCGAGAAGCCGGCGCGACTGCGCGGCTGATGCTGGTGCGCGCCGCGGCACAGAAGTGGGGAATTCCGGAGTCGCAGTGCGTGGCCGACCCCGTTCACAGCGTGACCGACTTGAGCGCTAAGCGCAAGCTGGGATATGGCGAACTCGCCGCTCTTGCTGCGACGCTGCCCGTGCCCAAGAAAGAGGAGTTGAAGTTCAAGTCGCCGCAAGACTGGCGCTACATTGGCAAGCCGGCGCCGGGCTACGATGTCGCGGATGTTTGCGCGGGCAAGCCTCTGTTTGGCATGGACGTGCGCGTGGATGGCATGCTTTATGCCGCGATTGCGCATCCGCCGGTGCTGGGCGGAAAAGTGAAGTCGGTCGACGACTCGGCCGCAATGAAAGTGATCGGCGTGAAGAAGACGATTGCGATCGATCCCTTCAAAGCCCCGCATGCGTTTCAGCCGCTGGGCGGCGTCGCGGTGATCGCTGACAACACCTTTGCGGCGTTTAAAGGGCGCAAGAATCTGAAGATCGAATGGGACAACGGCGCCAACGCGGGTTACAATTCCGCCGACGATAAGAAAGAATTGCAGGCAACTGCCCGCCAGCCGGGCAAAGTCGTGCATACCGTTGGCGATCCCGACGCCGTATTCGCCAAGGGCGGGAAATTTATCGAGGCGGAATATTTCGCTCCGCATCTGGCGCACGCTTCAATGGAGCCTCCAGTAGCAGTGGCGGATGTGCAGGGGGAAAAAGTCACGGTGTGGGCGCCAACGCAAGATCCGCAAGGCCTTCAGGAGCAGGTTGCGAAATCGCTGGGGCTGAAGAAAGAAAACGTAACGTGTCACGTGACTTTTCTCGGTGGAGGTTTCGGCCGCAAATCGAAGCCTGACTTCGCCGCCGAAGCCGCAGTGCTCTCGCAGAAAACTGGCAAGCCGGTCAAAGTGATCTGGAGCCGCGAAGACGACATCAAATTCGACTATTACCACTCGGTCGCGGCGATGTATTTGAAGGCCGCTGTCGATGAGTCGGGGAAGCCGAAGGCGTGGCTGCAGCGCTCGGCCTTCCCGCCGATTGGATCGACCTTCGACACGAGCGACGTCTATGGCAGCGCCGGCGAAATGTCACTGGGTTGGGATCTGACTCCTTTTGACGTGCCCAACTTCCGATCCGAAAACGGCGCGGCCACGGCCCACATTCGCATTGGCTGGTTGCGCTCGGTCGCAAATATTTATCACGCCTTCGCGGTGCAGTCGTTCGCGAATGAACTGGCGGTTGCGGCCAACCGCGATTCATACGATTACCTGATGATGTTGCTCGGCTCGGCGCGCAACGTTGACCCGGGACCGAAAGGGTCTCCGGCCGTCAACGAAAAATATCCATACGACATCGGCCGACTGCGTCATGTGGCCGAAGTTGCTGCCGAAAAAGCCAACTGGGGCAAAAAGAAATTCGGCAAAGGCTCGGGCATGGGGATTGCCGTGCACCGCAGCTTCTTCAGTTACGTCGCCACCGTGGTCGAAGTCGAAGCGGACGATCAAGGCACGATTCGCATTCCGCATGTCACTACTGTGGTGGATGCAGGAATGGTCGTTAACCCGGATATGGTTCGCTCGCAGTTTGTAGGGGCGGCGGTGTTCGGCACCAGCGTCGCGCGCACAGGAGAAATCACGGTCACGAACGGCGCGGTCGATCAGTCGAATTTCTTCGACTACCAGGTTGCTCGCATGAACGACGCGCCGCGGCAAGTCGACGTTCACATTGTTGACAGCAGCGCCCCTCCGGCGGGAGTGGGAGAACCGGGTGTGCCACCGTTTGTGCCGGCGCTCTGCAACGCTGTCTTTGCCGCGACCGGCAAGCGGGTGCGCGAGTTGCCGCTGACGCGGAACGGATTCGCGTAA
- a CDS encoding (2Fe-2S)-binding protein codes for MVHFKVNGREQTFDGDPEMPLLWYLRDVLGLTGTKFGCGMGLCGACTVLQNGKAIRSCQKQMGTAAGLEITTIEAISANGPHAVQKAWAEVNVPQCGYCQPGQIMQAVSLLSSKPKPTDDDIDDGMAGNICRCGTYQRIRAAIHAAAKEMA; via the coding sequence ATGGTTCACTTCAAGGTGAACGGACGCGAGCAGACTTTTGACGGCGATCCGGAAATGCCGCTGCTGTGGTACCTGCGCGACGTGCTCGGACTCACCGGAACAAAATTTGGATGCGGCATGGGCCTCTGCGGCGCGTGCACGGTTCTGCAAAACGGCAAGGCGATTCGTTCGTGCCAAAAGCAGATGGGAACAGCGGCGGGCCTGGAGATCACGACGATCGAAGCGATCTCGGCGAACGGACCGCACGCGGTGCAAAAAGCCTGGGCCGAGGTGAACGTGCCGCAATGCGGATATTGCCAGCCGGGACAAATCATGCAGGCGGTGTCGCTGCTGTCGTCGAAACCGAAGCCAACGGACGATGATATCGATGACGGGATGGCGGGCAACATCTGCCGCTGCGGAACGTACCAGCGCATCCGGGCGGCGATTCATGCCGCGGCGAAGGAGATGGCATGA
- a CDS encoding Gfo/Idh/MocA family oxidoreductase — translation MNRRTFLVASGLTALASTRAFGANDTLRIGIIGAGHRMDGLLDAADKAGPYQLVAISDVYGPNCDAFQKRSTAQLSGVQATTHLDYREVLDDKDIDAVIIASPDHWHVPMALDALKAGKDVYLEKPVTHSLEEGPVLTRAVRSSKQILQCGMQQRSWSHFRDAVEMIQAGSIGRVVQVRTYWWQNYHRNRPAKPIDQGALDWKRWLGSAPDQPFSDEKFSHWRWFWNFGGGAMTDLFTHWIDVVHWAMKSDQPRQGFMLGDKYIFEEWDCPDTVQAAFRYPGFDVVYEGMMNSSIDDGGLEFRGTDATLKINRSGFAVYRERLEEGQNPVLTAHSFRDGTISHMENFFECIKSRKEPNAPVETGVAAARAGHIGNLAHQHGGQYVGPAKA, via the coding sequence ATGAATCGCCGCACTTTCCTGGTTGCCAGTGGACTTACCGCGCTCGCCTCAACTCGCGCCTTCGGAGCGAACGACACTCTTCGCATCGGAATCATCGGAGCCGGCCATCGCATGGACGGCTTGCTCGATGCCGCGGACAAGGCGGGGCCCTATCAACTGGTCGCGATCAGCGACGTGTATGGTCCGAACTGCGACGCATTTCAGAAGCGGTCCACTGCCCAGCTAAGCGGTGTTCAGGCGACTACGCATCTTGATTATCGCGAAGTGCTCGATGACAAAGATATTGATGCCGTGATCATTGCATCGCCCGACCACTGGCACGTGCCCATGGCGCTGGACGCATTGAAGGCAGGCAAAGATGTTTATCTGGAAAAACCCGTCACGCACTCGCTGGAAGAAGGCCCGGTACTGACGCGCGCAGTGCGTTCGAGCAAACAGATTCTGCAATGCGGCATGCAGCAGCGTAGTTGGAGCCATTTTCGCGATGCAGTAGAGATGATTCAGGCAGGCAGCATTGGCCGCGTCGTCCAGGTGCGGACGTATTGGTGGCAGAACTATCATCGCAACCGGCCGGCGAAGCCGATCGACCAGGGCGCGCTGGATTGGAAACGTTGGCTCGGCTCCGCTCCCGATCAGCCTTTCAGCGACGAAAAATTCAGTCACTGGCGCTGGTTCTGGAATTTTGGCGGCGGAGCCATGACCGACCTGTTTACGCACTGGATCGATGTCGTGCATTGGGCGATGAAGTCGGACCAACCCCGCCAGGGTTTCATGCTGGGCGACAAATATATTTTCGAAGAGTGGGATTGTCCGGATACGGTGCAGGCTGCGTTTCGCTATCCCGGCTTCGATGTGGTGTATGAGGGCATGATGAACTCGTCCATCGATGACGGCGGACTGGAATTTCGCGGCACGGACGCGACTCTGAAGATCAATCGCAGCGGCTTCGCCGTTTATCGCGAACGTCTGGAGGAAGGGCAGAACCCAGTCCTCACAGCGCACAGCTTTCGCGACGGGACTATCTCGCACATGGAAAATTTCTTTGAATGCATCAAGTCGCGCAAAGAACCGAACGCGCCAGTAGAAACCGGGGTCGCGGCGGCCCGGGCAGGCCACATCGGCAATCTGGCGCACCAACACGGCGGGCAGTACGTGGGGCCAGCAAAGGCCTGA
- a CDS encoding NIPSNAP family protein, giving the protein MDRRTLLQALPMMALVPAAVRAEARPGKSEPASSAATVYELRVYHANEGKLDDLLKRFREHTTRLFEKHGMRNVAYWTPLDEPLKGKTLIYVLAHPSREAAASNWKAFGDDAEWQKVRDQSEVNGKLVDKVDSTYMALTDFSPAV; this is encoded by the coding sequence ATGGATAGAAGAACTTTGCTGCAAGCATTGCCGATGATGGCGCTTGTTCCGGCGGCGGTCCGGGCAGAGGCGAGGCCCGGGAAATCCGAACCTGCGTCTTCGGCGGCAACGGTGTATGAGCTTCGCGTTTACCACGCAAACGAAGGCAAGCTCGACGACCTGCTGAAACGCTTTCGGGAGCACACTACGCGTCTGTTCGAGAAACACGGGATGAGAAACGTGGCGTATTGGACGCCTCTCGATGAACCGTTGAAGGGCAAGACACTGATCTACGTTCTCGCTCATCCCAGCCGCGAGGCCGCGGCCAGCAATTGGAAGGCATTTGGCGACGATGCCGAATGGCAGAAAGTGCGCGACCAATCCGAGGTGAACGGAAAGCTGGTCGATAAAGTGGATTCCACTTACATGGCGCTGACCGATTTCTCTCCGGCGGTGTGA
- the lysS gene encoding lysine--tRNA ligase, with translation MSLDDKIYELRREKLKQIEALGQATYRSKYEFTHTLDQILADYSAKSGEELEASRVNVRVAGRIMAIRLMGKAGFAHLQQGGKRLQIYVKKDAVGEQGFELYKLLDLGDHIGVSGYLFRTRTGELSVHVEEITFLSKDLLPLPEKWHGLTDVELRYRQRYVDMVMNPEVREVFLKRTKLVQSMRRTLDAHGFVEVETPMMQPIAGGAVARPFVTHHNTLDMDLYLRIAPELYLKRLVVGGLDRVYEINRNFRNEGLGWRWNPEFTMLEFYQAYTDYQGVMDLTQEIITQAAKDVTGGTKTKWGEQEIDWSNWKRMTMREAIIQYWPQAAGAKPEISDFASSEGVKKLVERFNSAHAHMAYEANAPAGKNIAALFEAAAEEHLTQPTIIYEYPTAISPLSKQKPDEPDWTERWEIFAGSMEISNGFSELNDPEDQRRRFEAQLQERARGDEEAHQMDEDYIRALAYGMPPAGGVGVGVDRLCMLLTDSHTIRDVILFPLLRPEKSSTTEGTESTEDPK, from the coding sequence TTGTCACTCGACGACAAAATTTACGAATTGCGCCGCGAAAAATTGAAACAGATTGAGGCGCTCGGCCAGGCCACGTACCGCAGCAAGTACGAATTCACTCATACGCTCGATCAGATCCTGGCCGACTACTCGGCGAAGTCCGGCGAGGAACTGGAAGCGTCGCGCGTCAATGTGCGCGTTGCCGGACGCATCATGGCCATTCGACTCATGGGCAAGGCCGGATTCGCGCATCTCCAGCAGGGTGGCAAGCGCCTGCAAATTTATGTGAAAAAAGACGCGGTCGGCGAACAGGGATTCGAGCTTTATAAACTGCTCGACCTCGGCGATCATATCGGCGTCAGCGGATATCTGTTTCGCACGCGCACCGGCGAACTCAGCGTCCATGTCGAAGAGATCACATTCCTCAGCAAAGACCTGCTGCCGCTGCCGGAGAAATGGCATGGGCTGACCGACGTTGAGTTGCGCTACCGCCAGCGCTACGTCGATATGGTGATGAATCCCGAGGTGCGCGAAGTTTTTCTGAAGCGCACAAAGTTGGTGCAGTCGATGCGCCGCACGCTCGATGCCCACGGATTCGTCGAAGTCGAAACCCCGATGATGCAGCCCATCGCCGGCGGCGCGGTCGCGCGCCCGTTCGTCACGCATCACAACACGCTCGACATGGATCTGTATCTTCGCATCGCCCCCGAGCTTTACTTGAAGCGCCTGGTGGTAGGCGGACTCGATCGCGTCTACGAAATCAACCGCAACTTTCGCAATGAGGGGCTGGGATGGCGCTGGAATCCAGAGTTCACCATGCTCGAGTTTTATCAGGCGTATACCGACTATCAGGGCGTAATGGATTTGACCCAGGAAATCATCACGCAAGCGGCGAAAGACGTGACCGGTGGGACAAAAACAAAATGGGGCGAGCAGGAGATTGATTGGTCGAACTGGAAACGTATGACCATGCGCGAGGCGATAATTCAATATTGGCCGCAGGCTGCCGGCGCGAAGCCGGAGATAAGCGACTTCGCCAGCAGCGAAGGCGTGAAAAAGCTCGTCGAACGCTTCAACTCCGCTCACGCACACATGGCGTATGAAGCGAATGCTCCCGCAGGGAAGAACATCGCAGCGCTGTTCGAGGCAGCGGCGGAGGAACATTTAACGCAGCCGACGATCATTTACGAATACCCCACGGCGATCTCTCCGCTCTCGAAGCAAAAGCCCGACGAACCTGACTGGACCGAGCGCTGGGAGATCTTCGCCGGCTCCATGGAGATCTCCAACGGCTTCAGCGAACTCAACGATCCCGAAGATCAGCGACGCAGATTCGAAGCGCAACTACAGGAACGCGCGCGCGGCGACGAGGAAGCCCACCAGATGGACGAAGACTACATCCGCGCTCTCGCCTATGGTATGCCGCCGGCCGGGGGCGTCGGCGTCGGTGTAGACCGGCTCTGCATGCTCCTCACCGACTCGCATACTATCCGCGACGTCATCTTGTTCCCACTACTGCGCCCGGAAAAAAGCTCAACCACAGAGGGCACGGAGAGCACGGAGGATCCGAAATAA
- a CDS encoding putative sulfate exporter family transporter: protein MAASISLPHVESDKKSANILRLVPGILLLAAVGYAGKFLEHFLNTYAKTHHWTFPNIEYVLWAILIGLVISNVVPLPKIFQPGIATYEFWLKVGIVLLGSRFVLADILKLGGISLALVVVEISLSLVIMHALGRAFKLTPKLTSLLAVGSSICGVSAIIAAKGAIDADDEDSTFAISAILALGALALFTFPLIGHSLHLSDNAFGLWSGLGVDNTAEATATGALYSDAAGKVAVLAKTARNAMIGFVVLAYAIYWAKRGQAGIVGNKAAFLWNKFPKFVLGFLLISLLVSFHTFNKDQVGSLGNLSRWAFLLTFAGVGLRTNFREMSKQGLRPFVVGALGEILIAALTFALVLGANRIWGL from the coding sequence ATGGCAGCTTCTATTTCCCTGCCGCACGTGGAGTCAGACAAAAAGTCGGCGAACATCTTGCGGCTGGTGCCCGGAATCCTGTTACTCGCCGCCGTCGGTTATGCGGGAAAGTTTCTAGAACATTTTCTGAACACTTACGCCAAGACTCATCATTGGACATTCCCCAACATCGAATATGTCCTGTGGGCGATCCTGATTGGTCTGGTCATCTCGAATGTCGTCCCGCTGCCGAAAATATTTCAGCCAGGTATTGCAACCTACGAGTTCTGGTTGAAGGTGGGAATCGTCCTGCTGGGATCGCGTTTTGTGCTGGCCGACATCCTGAAGTTAGGAGGCATTAGCCTCGCGCTGGTCGTGGTCGAGATTTCGCTTTCCCTGGTGATCATGCACGCTCTCGGTCGCGCGTTTAAGCTGACTCCGAAGCTCACAAGTCTGCTGGCTGTTGGATCGTCTATCTGCGGCGTCTCCGCTATCATCGCCGCGAAAGGTGCCATCGACGCCGATGACGAGGATTCCACCTTCGCCATTTCGGCAATTCTTGCGCTGGGCGCTTTAGCTTTGTTTACTTTTCCGTTAATTGGTCACAGCTTGCATTTGAGCGACAACGCATTCGGATTATGGTCGGGTTTAGGAGTAGACAACACCGCCGAAGCTACTGCCACCGGCGCGCTCTACTCCGACGCTGCGGGAAAAGTCGCCGTGCTCGCGAAAACCGCCCGCAACGCCATGATCGGATTCGTCGTACTGGCTTACGCCATCTACTGGGCCAAGCGCGGACAGGCGGGCATCGTCGGCAACAAGGCGGCGTTCCTGTGGAACAAGTTCCCCAAGTTCGTGCTCGGATTTCTCCTGATCTCGTTGCTCGTGAGTTTTCACACCTTTAACAAGGATCAAGTCGGATCGCTCGGAAACCTTTCCCGCTGGGCATTTCTGCTGACGTTCGCGGGAGTGGGCCTGCGCACGAACTTCCGTGAGATGTCGAAGCAGGGATTGCGGCCTTTCGTCGTGGGTGCGTTGGGCGAGATACTGATCGCGGCGCTGACGTTTGCCTTGGTGCTGGGCGCGAATCGAATCTGGGGATTGTAA
- a CDS encoding ABC transporter permease, whose translation MKRAVRYLVFYSVLFGLWTLLAELKIWPPYLFPTPWGVGQALYAGFQDHTYWIAIRVSMQRVLIGYGISVVLGMILGLGVASNKFLEETMGGLLVSLQSLPSICWWPLALLWFGLNQNAILFVVIMGSLLSVTLAMEDGRKQMPKIFGQAGRNLGAKGFKLFWYVLLPASLPFIVTGLKQGWAFAWRSLITAEMLYLSLGLGQVLMMGRDLNDMSAVIAVMILIIALGYLVDGIVFRGMERHLQNKWGLTPAT comes from the coding sequence ATGAAACGCGCCGTTCGCTACCTTGTTTTTTATTCCGTACTCTTCGGCCTGTGGACGCTCCTCGCTGAACTGAAAATCTGGCCGCCCTACCTATTTCCCACGCCGTGGGGAGTGGGCCAAGCTCTCTACGCCGGATTTCAGGATCACACCTACTGGATCGCCATCCGGGTAAGTATGCAGCGCGTCCTGATCGGCTACGGCATTTCCGTCGTCCTTGGCATGATCCTCGGGCTGGGCGTGGCCAGCAACAAGTTCCTCGAAGAAACCATGGGCGGGTTGCTGGTCAGCCTGCAAAGTCTGCCCAGCATCTGCTGGTGGCCGCTGGCCCTACTCTGGTTCGGGCTCAATCAGAACGCCATCCTTTTCGTTGTGATCATGGGCTCGCTGCTGTCGGTGACTCTCGCCATGGAGGACGGGCGCAAGCAGATGCCCAAAATTTTCGGCCAGGCCGGCCGCAACCTCGGCGCTAAAGGGTTCAAGTTGTTCTGGTATGTCCTATTGCCCGCCAGTCTTCCGTTCATTGTCACCGGCCTGAAACAAGGCTGGGCCTTCGCCTGGCGCTCTCTCATCACGGCTGAGATGCTCTACCTCAGCCTGGGCCTCGGCCAGGTGCTGATGATGGGCCGCGACCTGAACGACATGAGCGCCGTGATCGCCGTCATGATTCTGATCATCGCCCTCGGCTACCTGGTGGACGGCATTGTGTTCCGAGGCATGGAACGCCATCTACAAAACAAGTGGGGTTTGACGCCCGCCACTTAA
- a CDS encoding ABC transporter ATP-binding protein translates to MSTNAQDFPTQFPIPIDPISIDPRFPARAGSPARKLGPISVGAPRRQVPLETAKVGLSDISLSYRTQSGERLLALDRINLQVHAGEFVCIVGPSGCGKSTLLHLIAGLHQQTAGQILIDGKAVQGTGTDRIMIFQEHALFPWLTVGQNVEFGMKMKGIAKVERQEKTRYYLRLVHLAKFENSYIHQLSGGMRQRVAIARALATEPDVLLMDEPFAALDAQTRDLLHDELERIWSETGRTIIFVTHNVREAIRLGDRVVLLTFRPGRVKSEFPVELPRPRHLEDPTVARFAGEILGELREEINRSLDAEYKDGVKPRIAPEVEAAVGGGA, encoded by the coding sequence ATGAGTACGAATGCGCAAGATTTTCCTACGCAGTTCCCGATTCCCATCGATCCGATCTCGATCGACCCGCGCTTCCCTGCCCGCGCCGGCAGTCCTGCTAGAAAATTGGGTCCGATCTCGGTTGGCGCTCCCCGGCGCCAGGTCCCGCTTGAAACCGCGAAGGTCGGACTCAGCGACATCTCCCTGAGCTACCGCACCCAGAGCGGCGAGCGGCTTCTGGCCCTCGATCGCATCAATCTCCAGGTGCACGCTGGGGAGTTCGTGTGCATCGTCGGCCCCTCGGGCTGCGGCAAGTCTACGCTGCTGCACCTGATCGCCGGCCTGCATCAGCAGACCGCGGGTCAGATACTGATCGACGGCAAAGCCGTGCAGGGCACGGGCACCGACCGCATCATGATTTTCCAGGAGCATGCCCTGTTTCCCTGGCTCACCGTCGGCCAGAATGTCGAATTCGGCATGAAGATGAAGGGGATTGCCAAGGTCGAGCGCCAGGAAAAAACCCGCTACTATCTCCGGCTCGTCCACCTGGCGAAATTTGAAAACAGTTACATCCACCAGCTTTCCGGCGGCATGCGCCAGCGCGTCGCCATCGCCCGCGCATTGGCGACCGAACCCGACGTCCTGCTGATGGACGAGCCCTTCGCCGCGCTCGACGCCCAGACTCGCGACCTGCTGCACGACGAGTTGGAGCGCATCTGGAGCGAGACCGGCCGCACCATCATCTTCGTCACCCACAACGTTCGCGAAGCGATTCGGCTGGGCGATCGCGTCGTTCTGCTTACCTTCCGCCCCGGGCGCGTCAAGAGCGAGTTCCCCGTCGAGTTACCACGCCCGCGCCATCTCGAGGACCCCACCGTTGCCCGCTTCGCCGGAGAGATTCTTGGCGAACTTCGCGAGGAGATTAACCGCTCCCTCGATGCCGAATACAAAGACGGGGTGAAGCCGCGCATCGCGCCTGAAGTTGAAGCGGCCGTCGGAGGAGGAGCGTAA